The following coding sequences are from one Betaproteobacteria bacterium window:
- a CDS encoding PAS domain S-box protein, translating to MRNNQPVTDKEVLLRDDTLIVSKTDLKGRITYVNRDFLEISGFTERELIGEPHNLVRHPDMPAEAFQDLWDTLKQNRPWTGYVKNRCKNGDYYWVEANATPIWENGQVTGYMSVRRKADPATIQQVAAIYRQFVGKRQGNLRVVRGAVVPGGEGLGAKLRDLSLSAKLNLIFGLLVAAMLGVGLLGSFMPGAALPVAVVAAVAGFVLVRLLAGNIRKPLALITDTFRAIAAGTYDNRFAFDRNDEIGQVLQAMQSMQIKLGCDVAEARRESEENLRIRIGLDNVATNVMIADDGNNIIYMNKAIHEMFAVAETDIRKDLPQFSRAALMGANIDIFHKNPAHQRGMLAKLSGTHRASIKVGGRTFALAVTPVVNDRGQRLGSAVEWQDRTAEVAVEDEVAGIVSGAANGDFTRRVATTGKQGFFLTLANDLNRLLETSQRGLDDVAHVLAAMADGDLTKTIQADYSGTFGQLKDDANLTVGRLQEIVGQIKGATEAINTAAKEIASGNQDLSGRTEEQASSLEETASSMEQLTSTVKQNADNARQANELAGSAQEVATRGGAVVGQVVQTMSAIHQSSAKIADIIGVIDGIAFQTNILALNAAVEAARAGEQGRGFAVVATEVRNLAQRSANAAKEIKGLISDSVERVEAGNKQVEQAGRTMEEVVSAIERVAKIMADISSASREQSSGIEQVSLAVSQMDEVTQQNAALVEEAAAAAESLEEQAHALASAVAVFRTGRDGAAPRLAASARPQAATVDKQGGRKAGKALPASLDDEWEEF from the coding sequence ATGCGCAACAACCAGCCCGTGACCGACAAGGAAGTACTCCTGCGGGACGATACCCTCATCGTCTCCAAGACCGACCTCAAGGGGCGCATCACCTACGTCAACCGGGATTTCCTGGAAATCAGCGGCTTCACCGAGCGGGAACTGATCGGCGAGCCCCACAACCTCGTACGCCACCCGGACATGCCGGCGGAGGCCTTCCAGGATCTGTGGGACACCCTGAAGCAGAACCGTCCCTGGACAGGCTACGTCAAGAATCGCTGCAAGAACGGCGACTACTACTGGGTCGAGGCCAACGCCACACCGATCTGGGAGAACGGCCAGGTGACGGGCTACATGTCCGTGCGCCGCAAGGCCGACCCGGCGACCATCCAGCAGGTCGCCGCCATCTACCGGCAGTTTGTGGGCAAGCGCCAGGGCAATCTGCGCGTCGTGCGGGGGGCGGTTGTCCCCGGTGGCGAGGGCCTGGGCGCGAAGCTGCGCGACCTGTCGCTCTCGGCGAAGCTCAACCTCATCTTTGGCCTTCTTGTGGCCGCCATGCTGGGGGTCGGGCTCCTGGGCAGTTTCATGCCGGGCGCCGCGTTACCCGTTGCCGTCGTTGCGGCGGTGGCCGGCTTTGTCCTTGTGCGTCTCTTGGCCGGCAATATCCGCAAGCCCCTCGCTCTCATCACCGACACCTTCCGCGCCATCGCCGCGGGCACCTACGACAACCGCTTTGCCTTCGACCGCAACGACGAAATCGGCCAGGTGCTCCAGGCCATGCAGTCCATGCAGATCAAACTGGGCTGCGACGTGGCCGAGGCGCGTCGGGAGAGCGAAGAGAACCTGCGCATCCGCATCGGCCTGGACAACGTGGCGACCAACGTCATGATCGCCGACGACGGCAACAACATCATTTACATGAACAAGGCCATCCACGAGATGTTCGCCGTCGCCGAGACCGACATCCGCAAGGATTTGCCGCAGTTTTCCCGTGCCGCTCTCATGGGCGCCAACATCGACATCTTCCACAAGAACCCGGCCCACCAGCGCGGCATGCTGGCCAAGCTGTCCGGTACCCATCGGGCCAGCATCAAGGTTGGCGGCCGCACCTTTGCCCTGGCGGTAACGCCTGTGGTGAATGACCGCGGGCAGCGCCTGGGTTCCGCCGTGGAATGGCAGGACCGCACGGCGGAAGTCGCGGTGGAGGACGAAGTGGCCGGCATCGTGTCCGGCGCTGCCAATGGGGACTTTACCCGGCGCGTGGCCACCACGGGCAAGCAAGGTTTCTTCCTCACCCTGGCCAACGATCTCAACCGTCTGCTGGAAACCAGCCAGCGGGGTCTCGACGACGTGGCCCACGTCCTGGCCGCCATGGCCGATGGCGACCTCACCAAGACCATCCAGGCGGACTATTCCGGCACCTTCGGCCAGCTGAAGGACGACGCCAACCTCACCGTCGGCCGCCTGCAGGAGATCGTGGGTCAGATCAAGGGAGCGACGGAGGCGATCAACACGGCGGCGAAGGAGATCGCTTCGGGGAACCAGGATCTGTCGGGCCGCACGGAAGAACAGGCGTCCAGCCTGGAAGAGACGGCCTCGAGCATGGAACAGCTGACCAGCACGGTGAAGCAGAACGCGGACAACGCGCGGCAAGCCAACGAACTGGCCGGATCGGCGCAGGAAGTGGCGACCCGGGGCGGTGCGGTGGTGGGGCAGGTGGTGCAGACCATGAGCGCCATCCACCAGTCGAGCGCCAAGATCGCGGACATCATCGGCGTGATCGACGGCATAGCCTTCCAGACCAACATTCTGGCCCTGAACGCGGCGGTGGAAGCCGCGCGGGCAGGGGAGCAGGGACGGGGCTTTGCCGTGGTGGCGACGGAAGTGCGAAACCTGGCCCAGAGGAGTGCCAATGCGGCGAAGGAGATCAAGGGTCTGATCTCGGATTCGGTGGAACGGGTGGAAGCCGGCAACAAGCAAGTGGAGCAGGCGGGCCGGACCATGGAAGAAGTGGTGAGCGCCATCGAACGGGTGGCGAAGATCATGGCGGACATTTCCTCGGCCAGTCGGGAGCAGAGTTCGGGCATCGAGCAGGTCAGTCTGGCGGTGAGCCAGATGGACGAAGTGACGCAGCAGAACGCGGCCCTGGTGGAAGAAGCGGCGGCGGCGGCCGAAAGCCTGGAGGAGCAGGCCCACGCGCTCGCCTCCGCCGTGGCCGTCTTCCGCACCGGCAGGGATGGGGCCGCGCCGCGCCTTGCGGCAAGCGCCAGACCCCAGGCCGCAACGGTGGACAAGCAGGGGGGGCGCAAGGCCGGGAAGGCCTTGCCCGCGTCCCTGGACGACGAGTGGGAAGAATTCTGA
- a CDS encoding chemotaxis protein CheW: MDNSQAGTVADEDLVASEFLTFTLGAEEYAIDILKVQEIRGYEAPTLIANAPPFIKGVINLRGIIVPIVDLRIKFNLAQVEYTPFTVVIILNVASRVIGAVVDSVSDVISMTPQQIRPAPDFSASFDTKYILGLATVDNRMLIVTDIAQLMSSRDMELMDAAE; the protein is encoded by the coding sequence ATGGACAATAGCCAAGCCGGCACCGTGGCCGACGAGGATCTCGTCGCCAGCGAATTCCTCACCTTCACCCTGGGGGCCGAGGAGTACGCCATCGACATCCTGAAGGTGCAGGAAATCCGTGGTTACGAAGCACCGACCCTGATCGCCAATGCGCCGCCCTTCATCAAGGGCGTCATCAACCTGCGGGGCATCATCGTGCCCATCGTCGACCTGCGTATCAAGTTCAACCTGGCCCAGGTCGAGTACACCCCCTTCACGGTGGTCATCATCCTCAACGTGGCCAGCCGCGTCATCGGCGCCGTGGTCGATAGTGTCTCCGACGTCATTTCCATGACGCCGCAGCAGATCCGTCCGGCCCCCGATTTTTCGGCCAGCTTCGACACCAAGTACATCCTGGGTCTGGCCACCGTCGACAACCGCATGCTGATCGTGACCGACATCGCCCAGCTCATGTCCAGCCGGGACATGGAATTGATGGACGCGGCCGAGTAA
- a CDS encoding chemotaxis protein CheW has protein sequence MAIDMSQFYQVFFEESAEHLATMESLLLGLDVGNPDAEELNAIFRAAHSIKGSAGTFGFTDLSQTTHILENLLDRIRKQELALRADMVDAFLEAGDLLKAMLAAHQGQGEVDPDAAEALRERLRRLSSGDSGEVPAASPPDAPPAPVAPVPSGPRVYDIQFVPTAASAAGDGVRNFIEDLRRLGGLETLGQPEPGSDGVGFWQLRLTTEAARDAFEEQLDFIADAGAWRVDEDTSRNGSGDQVFGLFEGSPGTPVEAEGYGFFDPFPGAAADDASYGFFAPLPGDAPAGGAEIKPEADGAYGFFEPVPAAAVPPAAEEGDGFGFFAPLPNPAATGDSAASAAKTLPAEEGEGYGFFAPLPAGGAAPVAAPSQAPSAATPAVPVPAASASREPASRPKPVSAAPVAAAGDSSIRVSVEKVDQLINLVGELVITQAMLQQCAVQLQDAAPERLTSGLAQLERNTRDLQESVMSIRMLPISFVFSRFPRVVRDLSGKLGKQVELRTSGETTELDKSLIERITDPLTHLIRNSLDHGIESPEKRVAAGKNPAGTITLKAYHQGGNIVIEVGDDGAGLNRQRILSKAREKGLQVSDQMSDGEVFNLIFEAGFSTAEQVTDVSGRGVGMDVVRRNIQAMGGRVDIESMAGIGTRMTVRLPLTLAILDGMSVAVGGHTYILPLASVVESLQPKEGDIKTLSNLARVIQVRGEYLPVVVLRELFNLDNAITEFTQGIMVILEADGAKAALFVDALVGQHQVVIKSLEANYRRVPCVSGATIMGDGHVALILDVSALAGRAKSNLQKAA, from the coding sequence ATGGCCATCGACATGAGCCAGTTCTACCAGGTGTTCTTCGAGGAATCGGCGGAACACCTGGCCACCATGGAATCGCTGCTCCTGGGACTCGACGTCGGCAATCCGGATGCGGAGGAGCTGAATGCCATCTTCCGGGCTGCCCACTCGATCAAGGGCAGCGCGGGAACCTTCGGCTTTACCGATCTTTCCCAGACCACCCACATCCTGGAAAACCTGCTTGACCGCATTCGCAAGCAGGAACTCGCCCTGCGCGCGGACATGGTCGACGCCTTTCTGGAAGCCGGCGACCTGCTCAAGGCCATGCTTGCGGCCCACCAAGGACAGGGGGAAGTGGACCCTGATGCGGCGGAGGCCCTGCGGGAACGCTTACGCCGGCTCTCCTCCGGGGATTCCGGCGAGGTGCCGGCGGCGTCGCCTCCGGACGCACCTCCTGCCCCCGTTGCCCCGGTGCCGTCCGGCCCTCGGGTCTACGACATCCAGTTCGTCCCCACGGCGGCCTCGGCGGCGGGGGACGGAGTGCGCAATTTCATCGAGGATCTGCGGCGCCTGGGGGGACTGGAGACCCTTGGACAACCGGAGCCCGGAAGCGACGGGGTCGGCTTCTGGCAACTGCGGCTGACCACCGAGGCCGCCCGGGACGCCTTCGAAGAGCAACTCGATTTCATCGCCGATGCAGGCGCCTGGCGTGTCGATGAAGATACCTCGCGCAACGGGTCGGGGGATCAAGTCTTTGGCCTCTTCGAAGGATCGCCCGGAACCCCGGTGGAGGCTGAAGGCTATGGCTTTTTCGATCCCTTTCCCGGTGCGGCGGCCGATGACGCCTCCTATGGGTTCTTCGCGCCCCTGCCTGGAGATGCGCCGGCAGGGGGGGCGGAGATCAAGCCCGAGGCGGATGGGGCCTACGGCTTCTTCGAGCCGGTGCCGGCGGCGGCAGTGCCGCCGGCTGCCGAGGAAGGAGATGGCTTCGGCTTTTTCGCGCCCTTGCCGAACCCTGCGGCGACGGGGGACAGCGCCGCGAGCGCAGCCAAGACCCTGCCCGCAGAGGAAGGCGAGGGATATGGCTTTTTTGCGCCACTTCCGGCAGGGGGGGCGGCTCCTGTAGCTGCGCCCTCTCAGGCCCCTTCAGCGGCGACGCCTGCGGTCCCCGTGCCCGCCGCCAGCGCAAGCCGGGAGCCTGCGTCCCGCCCCAAGCCGGTCTCCGCCGCGCCAGTCGCAGCCGCGGGGGATTCGTCCATCCGGGTCAGCGTCGAAAAAGTCGACCAGCTCATCAATCTGGTGGGAGAACTGGTCATTACCCAGGCCATGCTGCAGCAGTGCGCCGTGCAATTGCAGGATGCGGCTCCGGAACGCCTGACTTCCGGGCTCGCCCAACTGGAGCGCAATACGCGGGATTTGCAGGAATCGGTGATGTCCATCCGCATGCTGCCGATCTCCTTCGTCTTTTCGCGCTTTCCCCGCGTCGTGCGGGATTTGTCGGGCAAGCTGGGCAAGCAGGTCGAGTTGCGCACCTCGGGAGAAACGACGGAACTCGACAAAAGCCTCATCGAACGCATTACCGATCCCCTTACCCACCTCATTCGCAACAGCCTGGACCACGGCATCGAGTCGCCGGAGAAGCGCGTCGCCGCGGGCAAGAATCCGGCCGGGACGATCACGCTCAAGGCCTACCACCAGGGTGGCAATATCGTCATCGAAGTGGGCGACGACGGTGCCGGGCTCAACCGCCAGAGGATTCTCTCCAAGGCGCGGGAGAAGGGATTGCAGGTCTCCGACCAGATGAGCGACGGCGAGGTCTTCAACCTCATCTTTGAAGCCGGGTTCTCCACTGCCGAGCAAGTTACCGACGTTTCCGGCCGCGGCGTGGGCATGGACGTCGTGCGGCGCAATATCCAGGCCATGGGCGGGCGGGTCGATATCGAATCCATGGCCGGCATCGGCACCCGCATGACCGTCCGCCTGCCCCTCACCCTGGCCATTCTCGACGGCATGTCGGTGGCGGTGGGAGGGCACACCTACATCCTTCCCCTGGCCTCCGTGGTGGAATCCCTGCAGCCCAAGGAGGGGGACATCAAGACCCTTTCCAACCTTGCCCGGGTGATCCAGGTGCGGGGAGAGTACCTGCCCGTGGTGGTGCTGCGCGAACTCTTCAACCTCGACAACGCCATCACGGAGTTTACGCAGGGAATCATGGTCATCCTGGAGGCGGACGGCGCCAAGGCGGCGCTCTTCGTCGATGCCCTGGTGGGACAGCACCAGGTGGTCATCAAGAGCCTGGAAGCCAACTACCGCCGGGTCCCCTGCGTTTCGGGAGCGACCATCATGGGCGATGGTCATGTGGCTTTGATCCTCGACGTCTCGGCCCTTGCCGGCCGGGCCAAATCGAATTTGCAGAAGGCGGCCTGA
- a CDS encoding response regulator, giving the protein MAKTILAVDDSASIRQMVSFTLKSAGYDVVEAVDGMDGLDKAKARSVNLVLTDQNMPRMDGLTLIKSLRGMPQYASVPILMLTTESSDAMKAQGRAAGATGWLVKPFDPQKLIEVVRKVIG; this is encoded by the coding sequence ATGGCCAAGACCATACTTGCAGTAGATGACTCCGCATCCATCCGTCAGATGGTGTCTTTCACCCTGAAAAGTGCCGGCTACGACGTGGTCGAGGCCGTCGATGGCATGGACGGCCTGGACAAGGCCAAGGCGCGCAGCGTCAATCTGGTCCTGACCGACCAGAACATGCCGCGCATGGATGGGCTTACGCTCATCAAGAGCTTGCGTGGCATGCCCCAGTACGCCTCGGTGCCCATTCTCATGCTGACCACCGAGTCGTCCGATGCCATGAAGGCCCAGGGCCGTGCGGCGGGAGCCACCGGCTGGCTGGTCAAGCCTTTCGATCCCCAGAAGCTCATCGAAGTCGTCCGCAAGGTCATCGGCTGA
- a CDS encoding methyl-accepting chemotaxis protein has protein sequence MRRGMGTTGRRRWLGGVIALLLGALLWGFEPAARIPAVAIAWGLLSAILLLLFPAGAAPSPSERPDAPGNGDRLLADRSAQALEASSRHGVQQIEQMRSEVTQAQAIFSDAIGKLIGSFSGMNEQVQRQQRLGMEIVSGAGDSGGQSSVAAFESFASHTSETLRRFVDSVIENSRVAMTLVELTDRIMAQMRDVKGMLGEIEGIAKQTNLLALNAAIEAARAGEAGRGFAVVADEVRDLSGRTNHFSQQIRGQLANMQVSIEAAEGAINQMAAQDMTFALTSKDGVEQAMSGIEEMNRRTGHTVGQLNEIAGSMEVAVNQAIVSLQFQDLVTQLLGHVSRRLDALAEMAGSQAGAAGALRGSGDAVAAAAAIEELCRRIEDIARQVGDLKQSAGNTTSQQTGLSSGDVELF, from the coding sequence ATGAGGAGAGGCATGGGAACCACGGGTCGTCGTCGCTGGCTGGGGGGAGTCATTGCTCTCCTTCTTGGGGCTCTGCTCTGGGGGTTCGAACCGGCTGCCCGCATTCCGGCGGTGGCCATCGCCTGGGGCCTGTTGAGCGCGATTCTCCTGCTCCTCTTTCCCGCTGGGGCGGCGCCCTCGCCGTCCGAACGCCCCGACGCCCCGGGGAACGGCGACCGCCTCCTGGCCGACCGCAGCGCCCAGGCCCTGGAAGCCTCGTCGCGGCACGGTGTCCAGCAGATCGAGCAGATGCGCAGCGAGGTGACGCAGGCACAAGCCATCTTCAGCGACGCCATCGGCAAGCTCATCGGCAGTTTCAGCGGCATGAACGAGCAAGTGCAGCGGCAGCAGCGCCTGGGCATGGAAATCGTTTCCGGGGCCGGTGACAGCGGGGGGCAGAGTTCGGTGGCGGCCTTCGAGTCCTTTGCCTCGCATACCTCGGAAACGCTGCGGCGTTTCGTCGATAGCGTCATCGAGAATTCGCGCGTCGCCATGACCCTGGTGGAACTCACCGACCGTATCATGGCCCAGATGCGCGACGTCAAGGGCATGCTCGGAGAAATCGAAGGCATCGCCAAGCAGACCAATCTGCTGGCGCTCAATGCGGCCATCGAGGCGGCGCGGGCCGGGGAGGCGGGGCGGGGATTCGCCGTCGTGGCAGACGAAGTACGCGATCTTTCCGGGCGAACCAACCACTTCAGTCAGCAGATTCGCGGCCAACTTGCCAATATGCAGGTTTCCATCGAGGCGGCGGAAGGGGCCATCAACCAGATGGCTGCCCAGGACATGACCTTCGCGCTGACTTCCAAGGATGGTGTCGAGCAGGCCATGTCCGGAATCGAGGAAATGAACCGGCGTACCGGTCACACCGTCGGCCAGTTGAACGAAATTGCGGGATCCATGGAGGTGGCGGTCAATCAGGCCATCGTATCGCTCCAGTTTCAGGATCTGGTCACCCAGTTGCTCGGACACGTGTCGAGGCGGCTGGATGCCCTGGCCGAAATGGCGGGCAGCCAGGCCGGCGCTGCCGGAGCGCTGCGCGGCAGTGGCGACGCCGTGGCTGCCGCCGCCGCCATCGAGGAACTCTGCCGGCGCATCGAGGACATTGCGCGGCAGGTGGGCGATCTCAAACAAAGTGCCGGCAACACGACCAGTCAGCAGACCGGTCTTTCCAGCGGCGACGTAGAACTGTTTTGA
- the motB gene encoding flagellar motor protein MotB, whose product MSDDSTRPIVIKRIKKGGGGHHGGAWKIAYADFVTAMMAFFLLMWLLGSTAQGDLQGIAEFFQNPLKVGLQGGSGSGDSSSILKGGGKDLTRQAGQVKKGEAETKEKRFVQKEASLEFQRKERESLEELKGRIEKAIGDNPQLAPFKNQMLLDITAEGLRIQIVDEQNRPMFDSSSAELKPYTREILRQIGKALNAVPNRVSLTGHTDAAQFGGGEKGFSNWELSANRANASRRELVVGGMDESKVLRVVGGASTILFDKNDPLNPVNRRISIVVMNKKTELAILQEEGPEAEISELDPSPGQSGGSAH is encoded by the coding sequence ATGAGCGACGATTCCACACGTCCCATAGTCATCAAGCGCATCAAGAAAGGCGGCGGCGGTCACCACGGCGGCGCCTGGAAGATCGCCTACGCGGACTTCGTGACCGCCATGATGGCCTTCTTCCTGCTCATGTGGCTGCTCGGCTCCACCGCCCAGGGCGACTTGCAGGGGATTGCCGAATTCTTCCAGAACCCGCTCAAAGTCGGGCTGCAAGGGGGCAGCGGCTCGGGGGATTCCTCCTCCATTCTCAAAGGCGGGGGGAAGGATCTGACCCGGCAGGCGGGGCAGGTCAAGAAGGGCGAGGCCGAGACCAAGGAAAAGCGTTTCGTCCAGAAGGAAGCTTCGCTGGAGTTCCAGCGCAAGGAGCGGGAATCCCTGGAAGAATTGAAGGGGCGCATCGAAAAAGCCATCGGTGACAACCCCCAGCTTGCTCCCTTCAAGAACCAGATGCTGCTCGACATCACCGCCGAGGGCCTGCGTATCCAGATCGTCGACGAACAGAACCGGCCCATGTTCGATTCCAGCAGCGCTGAATTGAAGCCCTATACCAGGGAAATCCTGCGGCAGATCGGCAAGGCACTGAACGCGGTACCGAACCGGGTGAGCCTTACCGGCCATACCGATGCCGCCCAGTTTGGCGGCGGCGAGAAGGGTTTTTCCAACTGGGAACTGTCGGCCAATCGTGCCAATGCTTCGCGCCGGGAACTCGTCGTCGGGGGAATGGACGAATCCAAGGTATTGCGGGTTGTCGGCGGGGCTTCGACCATTCTTTTCGACAAGAACGATCCGCTCAATCCGGTCAATCGCCGCATCAGCATTGTCGTGATGAACAAGAAAACCGAGTTGGCCATTCTTCAGGAAGAGGGGCCCGAGGCAGAAATCAGCGAGCTGGACCCGTCGCCCGGACAATCTGGCGGCAGTGCGCACTGA
- the motA gene encoding flagellar motor stator protein MotA encodes MFLIIGYVVILGASVGTYAVHGSLAALWVPLEYIAIVGLMIGGFVASNDIKSIKATVAAVPGALKGSKFTKALYMDTLAMLFEILGKVRKEGLMSIEGDIENPEASPIFSKYPNVISDHHVLDFVCDYLRMMVGGNLNALEIEALMDMELETHHHEVAGPAHIVSKVADSVPAFGIVVAVMGVVNVMGSVGQPPAVLGKMIGGALVGTFLGILISYGFVAPIASILEQKAEEEGKIYQCIKVVLLASMSGYAPQVAVEFGRKVLGSSVRPSFRELEEDLKARKGK; translated from the coding sequence ATGTTCCTGATCATCGGCTATGTCGTCATACTCGGCGCCTCGGTCGGCACCTATGCCGTCCACGGAAGCCTGGCGGCGCTCTGGGTCCCCCTCGAATATATCGCCATCGTCGGCCTCATGATCGGCGGCTTCGTGGCGAGCAACGATATCAAGAGCATCAAGGCCACGGTGGCTGCGGTCCCGGGGGCGCTCAAGGGATCCAAATTCACCAAGGCGCTGTACATGGATACCCTGGCCATGCTGTTCGAAATCCTTGGCAAGGTGCGCAAGGAGGGCTTGATGTCCATCGAAGGCGATATCGAGAACCCCGAAGCCAGCCCCATTTTCAGCAAGTATCCCAATGTGATTTCAGATCACCACGTTCTTGATTTTGTCTGTGACTACCTGCGTATGATGGTTGGCGGCAACCTCAATGCTCTGGAAATCGAGGCGCTCATGGACATGGAACTCGAAACCCATCACCACGAAGTTGCCGGTCCCGCCCACATCGTCTCCAAGGTGGCCGACAGCGTGCCGGCTTTCGGTATCGTGGTGGCCGTCATGGGGGTGGTCAACGTCATGGGCTCGGTGGGGCAGCCGCCCGCCGTGCTGGGCAAAATGATCGGCGGCGCCCTGGTCGGGACTTTCCTCGGCATCCTGATTTCCTACGGATTTGTCGCGCCCATCGCCAGTATCCTGGAGCAGAAGGCGGAAGAAGAGGGCAAAATCTACCAGTGCATCAAGGTCGTTCTCCTGGCCTCGATGTCGGGGTACGCGCCCCAAGTGGCGGTGGAATTCGGCCGCAAGGTTCTCGGCTCCAGCGTGCGGCCCAGTTTCCGCGAGCTCGAAGAGGATCTCAAGGCCCGCAAGGGCAAGTGA
- a CDS encoding NUDIX hydrolase, giving the protein MRYCPLCAAPVSHRVPPGDTLPRHVCDDCGHIHYENPRLVVGCICTWEDSILLCRRAIEPRHGFWTLPAGFMENGETTAQAAARETLEEACAEVVVERPFALVNVARIHQVHLFYLGHLPHPGCAAGSESLEVTLAREHEIPWSDLAFQSVSLCLRQFFADRQRGAFGFHTADIEPA; this is encoded by the coding sequence ATCCGATACTGCCCCCTTTGCGCCGCCCCGGTCAGCCACCGTGTCCCTCCCGGAGACACGCTGCCCCGCCACGTATGCGACGATTGCGGGCACATCCACTACGAGAATCCACGCCTGGTGGTGGGGTGTATCTGTACCTGGGAAGACTCGATCCTGCTGTGCCGGAGAGCCATCGAGCCCCGCCACGGCTTCTGGACCCTGCCGGCAGGTTTCATGGAGAACGGCGAAACGACGGCACAGGCAGCGGCACGCGAGACGCTCGAGGAGGCCTGCGCGGAAGTCGTCGTCGAGAGACCCTTCGCCCTCGTCAATGTGGCCCGCATCCATCAGGTCCATCTTTTCTATCTTGGACATCTACCTCATCCCGGCTGCGCGGCCGGGAGCGAGAGCCTGGAGGTAACCCTCGCCCGGGAACACGAGATCCCTTGGTCGGACCTGGCGTTTCAAAGCGTGAGCCTGTGCCTGCGGCAATTCTTTGCCGACCGCCAACGCGGCGCCTTCGGCTTTCACACCGCTGACATCGAGCCTGCCTGA
- a CDS encoding TonB family protein has protein sequence MPSKTDPREMRPAPTLQATEAAAAVSTAAVPPAETANAAPKSEAVAQSPARPPEPDQDTVKELRLALARELRGQHPYPALARERGWTGTVEVVLVYAPGTTFPAVSLGRSSGHAILDRQAMDTVAKAAARVSLPQRLRGEALTVAVPVNYSLEQ, from the coding sequence GTGCCCTCCAAGACAGACCCCCGGGAAATGAGGCCGGCGCCGACCTTGCAGGCTACGGAGGCGGCAGCAGCGGTGTCCACCGCTGCCGTTCCCCCCGCCGAGACAGCCAATGCCGCGCCCAAGAGCGAAGCGGTGGCCCAGTCGCCCGCTCGGCCTCCCGAGCCTGATCAGGACACGGTGAAGGAACTGCGGCTCGCACTGGCGCGGGAATTGCGGGGACAGCATCCCTATCCGGCTCTGGCCCGTGAGCGGGGCTGGACGGGGACCGTAGAAGTGGTTCTCGTCTACGCCCCGGGTACGACGTTCCCGGCGGTATCCCTGGGCCGTTCATCGGGACACGCGATTCTGGACCGCCAGGCCATGGACACCGTGGCCAAGGCCGCCGCCCGGGTCTCCCTGCCGCAACGTCTGCGCGGCGAGGCACTGACCGTTGCGGTGCCCGTCAATTACTCCCTGGAGCAATGA
- a CDS encoding DUF3149 domain-containing protein, translating to MAWQLLFGSDFGLMSLGVIVGVVVIGVCMVKMYNAKAEEDAKNAGR from the coding sequence ATGGCATGGCAACTCTTGTTTGGCAGTGATTTCGGCTTGATGAGCCTCGGGGTCATCGTCGGCGTCGTGGTGATTGGCGTTTGCATGGTGAAGATGTACAACGCCAAGGCCGAGGAAGACGCGAAGAACGCCGGGCGCTGA
- a CDS encoding FixH family protein, which yields MTLQQRGERPWYRERWPWILMAGPLAVVIAGAVTLWLAVRSFDGLVEDDYYKQGLEVNRRLQRDHKASDLGLAADLMVSGSQVRVIVLAREPAQLPTNLSAKFIHPTQSGQDRQAVLAAEGQGLYGGKLSAEISGRWIVTLEEPGGSWRLQGEWQSGTQEALRLGSGAKVASHVQSETGR from the coding sequence ATGACACTGCAACAGAGGGGCGAGCGTCCCTGGTACCGTGAGCGCTGGCCCTGGATCCTGATGGCCGGCCCGTTGGCGGTGGTGATCGCTGGGGCGGTGACGCTCTGGCTTGCCGTTCGTAGTTTCGACGGCCTCGTGGAAGACGACTATTACAAGCAGGGGCTGGAGGTGAACCGGCGCCTGCAGCGGGATCACAAGGCTTCAGACCTTGGGCTCGCCGCTGATCTGATGGTGTCGGGCAGTCAGGTTCGGGTCATCGTGCTGGCCCGGGAGCCGGCGCAGTTGCCGACCAACCTGAGTGCCAAATTCATCCATCCGACCCAGTCTGGCCAGGACCGTCAGGCGGTTCTCGCTGCGGAAGGGCAGGGTCTCTATGGCGGGAAATTGTCCGCCGAGATTTCGGGGCGCTGGATTGTCACCCTGGAAGAGCCGGGAGGTAGCTGGCGTCTCCAGGGAGAGTGGCAATCCGGCACCCAGGAAGCGCTCCGGCTGGGGTCCGGAGCGAAGGTCGCATCGCATGTTCAATCTGAAACCGGGAGGTGA